Proteins co-encoded in one Xiphophorus hellerii strain 12219 chromosome 10, Xiphophorus_hellerii-4.1, whole genome shotgun sequence genomic window:
- the mrpl10 gene encoding large ribosomal subunit protein uL10m: MSATLCVKLQRNQGWLPLIQSVRHGSKAVTRHKKPVHILKQKLIAVTQYIPPARTVPPGAYPSEQKHVQEDNEFVLLLKKNLEEVFEECKMIAVVQTNACSVDDMLMLRHRLCKHGIKVRFFPNQVMRSFLSNSVYSNMAPLFIGPTVLFVSKEPKVKEMMSALRFSPQMTLLGACIDNTLLSAQGVVSYSKLPSLTVVQGELVSGLTMLTSRTAFMLQRHPAHLSALLQQYIKQQSLDDGAEATPKAEEAS, translated from the exons ATGTCGGCGACCTTGTGTGTGAAGTTGCAACGAAACCAGG GGTGGCTGCCTCTGATTCAGAGTGTCCGGCACGGGTCCAAGGCTGTGACCCGTCATAAAAAACCCGTTCATATCCTCAAACAGAAGCTCATTGCCGTCACACAGTACATTCCTCCAGCTAGGACCGTTCCCCCGGGGGCTTATCCGTCCGAACAAAAGCACGTCCAGGAG gataatgagtttgttttactCCTGAAGAAGAATTTGGAGGAAGTGTTTGAGGAGTGCAAAATGATCGCTGTGGTCCAGACAAACGCCTGCAGTGTTGACGACATGCTGATGCTCAGACACAGACTTTGCAAACACGGCATCAAAGTTAGGTTTTTCCCCAACCAG gtAATGCGGTCGTTCCTGAGTAACTCAGTTTACagcaacatggctcctctgtttaTCGGCCCCACCGTTCTCTTCGTGAGCAAAGAGCCGAAGGTGAAAGAGATGATGTCTGCTCTCAGGTTTAGCCCACAGATGACACTCTTAG GCGCCTGCATAGACAACACACTGCTGAGTGCACAGGGCGTGGTCAGCTACTCCAAACTGCCGTCACTGACCGTCGTCCAGGGCGAGCTGGTCAGCGGGCTGACTATGCTGACGTCCCGCACAGCCTTCATGCTGCAGCGCCACCCGGCTCATCTCTCCGCCCTACTGCAACAGTACATCAAACAGCAGAGCCTGGACGATGGCGCCGAGGCAACGCCTAAAGCAGAGGAAGCCTCATAG